The genomic region TCATATTCTTGTTTTCTAATATACTCTCGAACCGCCAGCTCATCTTTGCCAACTGTCGAGACATAATAGCCTCTTGCCCAAAAATTCTGACCAGTAAAATTCTTTTTCCGGCCACCATAATTCCTTGCAATGCTTATTGCACTCTTCCCCTTTATAAAGCCTACTACTTGAGCCAC from Desulforegula conservatrix Mb1Pa harbors:
- a CDS encoding transposase; amino-acid sequence: VAQVVGFIKGKSAISIARNYGGRKKNFTGQNFWARGYYVSTVGKDELAVREYIRKQEYEDRRIEQLRLFD